A stretch of DNA from Rothia mucilaginosa:
GTCGATGACGGCACGAGAACCCTTAATGGCGCCGGGCTGCTTCATGTACGCGAGCAGCAGGGCGTTCTCAACCAGGGTGAAGAGCTCCTCCATGACGAGAGAGCGCTGCTTCGCCAATGCGCGCAGTGCGCCCAGGTCAATAGTTTTAATATCCTCCACGCTTTTCAGCCTTTCCCAGTTAGCACGGCGCCGGGACGCTTAGTGCGCCCCGGCTCCCGAACGGTATATACCTGGCACGGAGCACCCCGTGCCTGAAGCTTTAATAACTCTATTCTACCGGCTCAGCGGGCGAATTGAAGTCAATCTCGACGTGAGCAGAAGCAATATTTTCCCACGGAAGCAAGCTCGGCTCGTGGTAGGACTCCTTCTGACCCTTCTTCGTGTTCTTCTTACGAGCCAGCACCGGACCTTCATCCTGCACCTCGTGCAGACGCGCCAGGTACTCGGTGCCGTCGGGTGCGGTGACCGCGATCAGGCGGGTACGGGCACGTTCCCAGTGGCGGCGCTCGGTCAGGGCACGGGTAGCACCCGGCGAGGACACCTCCAGCTCGTAGGGGAAGAACTCGTCGTTCTCATCCGCACGGTCCAGGGCGCCCGAAATCGCACCGGAAATCTCCGCGAGGGAATCCAGCGACAGCGAATCGGTACGCTCAGCGGTGTAGTCCACCGTAATCTTCACGGTGCGGTTCGCCGCCGGGCCCGAAATCTTCAGACCCTCCAGCACCAGCGAGAACTCGGAGATAACCGGGGCAATCGCCTCGGCAACCTCTTCCTCACGGATCGCGCGGGTACCCACGCGCACCGGTGCCTCCACCACGGGCTCACTCTCAACTCGAGTGCGGGGAGTGTTCACACCATTCGCCACGCGGGATGCGGCACGGCGAGCGCGTGCATTCGGGGCGCTCTTCTTAGAGCCAGAACGCTTCGGCTTATATGCCATAGTTCTCTTCTTTCATTCTTCCGCCGCTACCCTGCCCCACCTCTTGGGAGGCGGGGCAGGTGGCGACGGTTTTACGTTTTTGCGGGCTAGTGGCGTGCCTTAGGCGCCGCGCACCTCAGCGATGACCTCAGCCACCGCGTTCTCGACGGACACCTCGCGAGCCTCACCGCTGCGGCGGTCCTTCAGTTCCAGCACGCCGTCCTTGAAGCCGCGACCAATCACCAGGATGGTGGGCACACCCAGCAGCTCGGCGTCGCCGAACTTCACGCCGGGGCTGGTCTTCGGGCGGTCATCCAGCATGACCTGCAGGCCGGCGGATTCCAGGGATGCGCTGAGCTCTTCAGCGTACTCGTGGGATGCTGCATCCTTGCCGGTGATGACGATGTGCACGTCTGCCGGTGCCAGGTTACGCGGCCAGATCAGGCCCTTCTCGTCGTGGTTGCCCTCGGCGATAGCAGCCAGTGCGCGGGTCACGCCCACACCGTAGGAGCCCATGGTCACGGTCTGCAGCTTGCCGTTCTGGTCCAGAACCTTCAGACCCAGTGCCTCAGCGTACTTGCGGCCCAGGGCGAAGATGTGCCCCATCTCGATGCCGCGGGCTGCGACCAGTTCGCCGGAGCCGTCCGGTGCCGGGTCGCCTTCGCGCACCTCGCACGCCTCAATGACGCCGTCGGCGGTGAAGTCGCGGCCGAAGACCAGGTTCGCCACGTGCTTGCCCTCTTCGTTTGCGCCGGCCACCCAGCGGGTACCGCGCACCACGCGGGGGTCAACGAAGAAGGGAATACCGGTTGCGGAAGCCACCGCATCCTCGTCCTCGGTGTGCGCACCGAACAGGGGCGCATCCAGGCTCAGGCCGGGGCCAATGTAGCCCTTGACCAGCTGCGGGTATGCCTTCAGGTCCTCTTCGCTGGCTGCCTCAACCTCAACCTCGCCGCCGATGCCCAGCAGGGCACCGATGTTGACCTCAACGCGGCCCAGGTCCACGGCACGGTCGCCGGGAACGCCCACGGCGAAGACCTTACGCTCGCCGGAGGGGGTGATGACGGTGCCCAGGAAGCACTTGAGGGTCTGCGAAGCATCCAGGGTGCCGCCGGTAACCTCGGAGTGCAGCTCGTTCATGCGCTCCACCAGGGTCTCAATGGTGGCGGAGTCGGGGGTGCCCACAAGGATTGCCGCCGGGGTGTCCTCGGTGATTTCGATTTCCTCGGGAACCACGGTGGTGACGGCCTCAACGTTTGCCGCGTAGCCGCCCGCGGAACGCACGAAGGTGTCCTCACCGATGGGGGTCGGGTGCAGGAACTCTTCACTGCGGGAGCCGCCCATCGCGCCGGACTGTGCGGTCACAATGACAATCTCCAGGCCCAGGCGCTCGAAAATGCGCTGGTAGGCGGCACGGTGCGCCATGTACGCCTCGTTCAGGCCCTCATCGTCAATGTTGAAGGAGTAGGAGTCCTTCATGACGAACTCGCGGCCGCGCAGCAGGCCCGCGCGGGGGCGTGCCTCATCGCGGTACTTGGTCTGAATCTGGTACAGGTAAACCGGCAAATCCTTGTAGGAGGAGTACAGGTCCTTGACCAATAGGGTGAACATTTCCTCGTGGGTGGGTGCCAGCAGCATGTCTGCACCCTTGCGGTCCTTGAGGCGGAAGAGGTTATCGCCGTACTCGTCCCAGCGGTTGGTTGCCTCGTAGGGTTCGCGGGGCAGCAGCGCGGGGAAGTGAACTTCCTGCGCGCCAATGGCGTCCATCTCTTCACGGATGATGTTCTCGACCTTGCGCAGTACCTTCAGGCCCAGGGGCAGCCAGGTGTACACGCCGGGGGCTGCGCGGCGGATGTAACCGGCGCGAACCAGCAGCTTGTGGCTGGCGACCTCAGCGTCTACGGGGTCCTCGCGCAGAGTGCGCACGAAGAGGTTGGAAAGGCGAAGTACCACGATTCTCCTTGAAAGGTCGATAGGTTTAGGTGGGGTGCCCACGGCTCACCGGGTAAGCCGTAAATAGGCACAGTCGTCTTTAATTTTATAGCGTTTTAGGGTTCGGCGTGTTTAGCGCTCAAAAATGATGGTCGAGAACTGCCCAATCTGCTCCCAACCAGTCCCCCGGTACATGGCAAGAGCACGGGCGTTGTAGTCGTTCACGTACAGGCTCAAATGCGGGTAGTAGCGCTGCAGAATCTGCGCGGCGGCGGCAAAGAACGGCTTAGCCAGACCGTAGCCGCGGTAGTCCGGATGCAGCCACACGCCCTGCACCTGCGCGGCGTCCAGGTTCACGATGCCCGCATCCGCCTTGAAGATAACCCGCCCGTTCACATCGGTGACAATGGCGCTGCGCTGACCGGCAATGAGCGTGCGCAGGCGCGCCGCATAGCCGTCACCGTAGCGAGCAACCGGGTCGAAGCCGACCTCCTCGGTGAACATGGCGGCCGCGGCGGGCAGAAGCTCCCCCAGGTCCGCAGAGGTGGCAAGGCGCGCATACCCGGCAGGCTCACCGCTGAGTTGGACAGCACCGGCGGGGCTCTGCCCCGGCTTGAGGGGCTCGGGTTTGATGGGCACGGGTTTGAGAGGCGCGGGCAGGTGCGCCGGCAGCTCAGGAAGCTCCGCGGCGTAGAAGCGAGCGAGATCCTTCTCCGGCGGCAGATACAGCAGCGGCTGATTGGAACGCTCCGACAGAACCCGCGCACGGTGATCACAACCGTCACCCAGGCTCGGCTGCAGTATCTGCAACAGCGGGCTCTTACCGCCGCGAGTCTGCTCGCACAGCTCCTGCATGCGCGTCCACAGGGGCATCACGAAGGCGCTCTCACCGAACATGGAATCCAGGCGAGAACCCACCTGCAGAAGTAGCTGAGCCAGCGCGTCACGATGCGCGAGCGCCGTAGCATCCAGGGTGGGAGTGTCCGGGGCGGGGGCATCCGCCGCTTCAGCCCCATGAGAGTCCGCACCTTGCTCAGCATGTTCAACAGCGACACCGCACAGCCGCACCGGCACCACATTCGAACCCAACAACAGCACACAGCACAGCTGCCCGTCACGTTCACAACCCACAAAACCCTGATAGTAGTGCAGCGGAATACGCGGGGACCTCATCGGAAGAGGGCACGCCAAATAATGCTCAATGGAGTACAGATTCGGGACCGGGTCACTGAACAGGACCTCCTCCAGCTCATCGCACCACCGAGCATCCAGAGCAAAAACGTGTTCCTTCACGCGATCAGGCATAGGGAAAGAATCCATCGACGAAACAGCAGCAGACGAAACAGCAGCACGCCGGGCACGATTAGCCTTACGGCGGCGAGAAAAAAGAGTGAACATGACCTGTTGAGTGATAGAGAAAGAGCGACAAAAATAAGTGAAAACACGGGGACACGCACCCCGAAAAAGCAACCGGATCCTGCGGCCACAACCAGCAGCGGCAAGCACCAAGCCTGCCACCACCATAACCGGACATAACCGGAAAAGCGCGGAGGCGCCCTCACCAGGGCGCCTCCGCGCACAAAAGCTAACTAGCTCACCGAAACAGCCGGGGACCCCTCGGGAACATACTCGCCCGAAGCCTCCATCTCAGCAGCAATACGGGTCGCCTCTTCAATCAGAGTCTCAACGATCTGATCCTCAGGCACAGTCTTAATGACCTCACCCTTCACAAAAATCTGGCCCTTACCGTTACCGGACGCCACACCCAGGTCAGCCTCACGAGCCTCACCCGGACCGTTCACCACGCAACCCATCACGGCAACACGCAGCGGAACCTTCATGTGCTCCAGGCCCTTAGTCACGTTCTCAGCAAGCTCCCACACGTTCACCTGCGCACGACCACACGACGGGCACGAAACGATATCCAGCTTGCGGGGGCGAAGGTTCAGCGACTCCAGGATCTTGGTGCCCACCTTCACCTCCTCAACCGGAGGAGCAGACAGCGACACGCGAATAGTATCGCCAATACCCTGAGACAGCAGAGTACCAAACGCCACCGAGCTCTTAATAGTGCCCTGGAACGCCGGACCAGCCTCAGTAACACCCAAGTGCAGGGGCCAGTCACCACGCTCAGCAAGCTGACGGTACGCCTCCACCATCACCACAGGGTCATTATGCTTCACAGAAATCTTGAAATCGCGGAAACCGTGCTCCTCAAAGAGCGACGCCTCCCACACAGCAGACTCAACCAGAGCCTCCGGAGTAGCCTTACCGTACTTCTCCAACAGACGCTTATCCAGCGAACCAGCATTCACACCAATACGCAGAGAAACGCCGTGGTCCGAAGCCATCTGAGCGATTTCCTTCACCTGGTCATCGAACTTACGGATATTACCCGGGTTCACACGCACAGCACCGCAACCAGCCTGAATAGCCGCATACACGTACTTCGGCTGGAAGTGAATATCAGCAATCACCGGAATACGGGACTGCTTCGCAATAATGGGCAGAGCCTCCGCATCCTTATCAGTCGGGCACGCCACACGCACAATATCGCAACCGGCAGCGGTCAACTCAGCAATCTGCTGCAGAGTCGCACCAATGTCGTGGGTCTTAGTGGTCGTCATCGACTGCACCGAAATCGGAGATTCAGAACCAACACCGACAGAACCCACCTTAAACTGGCGAGTCTTACGACGCGGGGACAGAACCGCGGGAGCGGGCTTCGGCATACCAAGGCTGACCGACAAGGTTTTCCTCCATACATGGGTTATGAAGGACGTACGACGCATCCTTCGTTCAACTTTTTATTGTGCCACTGACGCGAAAGAAAGCACTAATACGGGTACCCTTACCGCGCGCAACAACACACTAAAACAGGGTGATGGGCTTAACAATATCCGCCACAATCAGAATGACAGACATCACAATAAACGCGCCTGCCACCACATACGTCAACGGCAACAACTTCACCGGATCAAACGGACCCGGATCCTTACGCCCAGTCAAACGTGCAAAGAAACGACGCACCCCCTCCCAGAGCGCACCCAACACGTGGCCACCATCCAGAGGCAGAAGCGGAATCAGATTAAACGCAAAAAGCATCAAATTCATATTCGCCACCAGCGAGACCAACATCGCAGCCTTCGCCTTCACATCAATACGGTCAGTAGCCGTCACCTCACCGGCAATACGACTCACACCAACCACAGACACCGGCGACTCAACACTACGCTCACCACCAGTCACCAAAGTCACCGTCAACTCCCACACACGCTGCGGCAACGACAACATCGACGAACCCACACGAGAGAGCGTATCGCCCACCATCGCAGGCACCTCAGTAATAGAACCAGGCACCAACTCACTCGACGGCGACACACCCACAAAACCGCCGCGAGTCGTCGCAATCGAACCATCCGCAGCACGCGCATACTGGCCCTTACCATCAGAAACCGGGCGGATCATCTCAACCGGAGTCACCAACAAATCCAGACGCTGACCATCACGCTCCACCGTCAAAGTGCTCGGGTGAGAACCCGCCGCACGAATCGCCGAAGACACCGCCTCCCACGAACCCGTCGACGCACCATTCACAGCAACCACACGGTCACCCACCCGCACACCAGCAGCCTTCGCAGGCGACGGAGTGGACTTATCCGTACACTCGCCATAGCTAATCGAATCATGAGTGACATTCACGCTCGGCACGCACTCAGACACCGCTGACACCTTATTCGTCACCTGCGCCGTACCAAAACCACAAATCAGCACAGCAGTACACACCACAC
This window harbors:
- the rimP gene encoding ribosome maturation factor RimP, with product MAYKPKRSGSKKSAPNARARRAASRVANGVNTPRTRVESEPVVEAPVRVGTRAIREEEVAEAIAPVISEFSLVLEGLKISGPAANRTVKITVDYTAERTDSLSLDSLAEISGAISGALDRADENDEFFPYELEVSSPGATRALTERRHWERARTRLIAVTAPDGTEYLARLHEVQDEGPVLARKKNTKKGQKESYHEPSLLPWENIASAHVEIDFNSPAEPVE
- a CDS encoding proline--tRNA ligase codes for the protein MVLRLSNLFVRTLREDPVDAEVASHKLLVRAGYIRRAAPGVYTWLPLGLKVLRKVENIIREEMDAIGAQEVHFPALLPREPYEATNRWDEYGDNLFRLKDRKGADMLLAPTHEEMFTLLVKDLYSSYKDLPVYLYQIQTKYRDEARPRAGLLRGREFVMKDSYSFNIDDEGLNEAYMAHRAAYQRIFERLGLEIVIVTAQSGAMGGSRSEEFLHPTPIGEDTFVRSAGGYAANVEAVTTVVPEEIEITEDTPAAILVGTPDSATIETLVERMNELHSEVTGGTLDASQTLKCFLGTVITPSGERKVFAVGVPGDRAVDLGRVEVNIGALLGIGGEVEVEAASEEDLKAYPQLVKGYIGPGLSLDAPLFGAHTEDEDAVASATGIPFFVDPRVVRGTRWVAGANEEGKHVANLVFGRDFTADGVIEACEVREGDPAPDGSGELVAARGIEMGHIFALGRKYAEALGLKVLDQNGKLQTVTMGSYGVGVTRALAAIAEGNHDEKGLIWPRNLAPADVHIVITGKDAASHEYAEELSASLESAGLQVMLDDRPKTSPGVKFGDAELLGVPTILVIGRGFKDGVLELKDRRSGEAREVSVENAVAEVIAEVRGA
- a CDS encoding GNAT family N-acetyltransferase; protein product: MFTLFSRRRKANRARRAAVSSAAVSSMDSFPMPDRVKEHVFALDARWCDELEEVLFSDPVPNLYSIEHYLACPLPMRSPRIPLHYYQGFVGCERDGQLCCVLLLGSNVVPVRLCGVAVEHAEQGADSHGAEAADAPAPDTPTLDATALAHRDALAQLLLQVGSRLDSMFGESAFVMPLWTRMQELCEQTRGGKSPLLQILQPSLGDGCDHRARVLSERSNQPLLYLPPEKDLARFYAAELPELPAHLPAPLKPVPIKPEPLKPGQSPAGAVQLSGEPAGYARLATSADLGELLPAAAAMFTEEVGFDPVARYGDGYAARLRTLIAGQRSAIVTDVNGRVIFKADAGIVNLDAAQVQGVWLHPDYRGYGLAKPFFAAAAQILQRYYPHLSLYVNDYNARALAMYRGTGWEQIGQFSTIIFER
- the ispG gene encoding flavodoxin-dependent (E)-4-hydroxy-3-methylbut-2-enyl-diphosphate synthase — translated: MPKPAPAVLSPRRKTRQFKVGSVGVGSESPISVQSMTTTKTHDIGATLQQIAELTAAGCDIVRVACPTDKDAEALPIIAKQSRIPVIADIHFQPKYVYAAIQAGCGAVRVNPGNIRKFDDQVKEIAQMASDHGVSLRIGVNAGSLDKRLLEKYGKATPEALVESAVWEASLFEEHGFRDFKISVKHNDPVVMVEAYRQLAERGDWPLHLGVTEAGPAFQGTIKSSVAFGTLLSQGIGDTIRVSLSAPPVEEVKVGTKILESLNLRPRKLDIVSCPSCGRAQVNVWELAENVTKGLEHMKVPLRVAVMGCVVNGPGEAREADLGVASGNGKGQIFVKGEVIKTVPEDQIVETLIEEATRIAAEMEASGEYVPEGSPAVSVS
- a CDS encoding M50 family metallopeptidase; this translates as MEILLYAVGIILMAIAIAVSIALHEVGHLVPAKLFNVRVPQYMIGFGKTVFSFRRGETEYGFKAIPLGGYISMIGMYPPSPAEVKEHHEEGHSGSTSPFASLAEEARAADAERLKPGDEDRLFYKLPVLKRMVIMLGGPTMNLLIGVVCTAVLICGFGTAQVTNKVSAVSECVPSVNVTHDSISYGECTDKSTPSPAKAAGVRVGDRVVAVNGASTGSWEAVSSAIRAAGSHPSTLTVERDGQRLDLLVTPVEMIRPVSDGKGQYARAADGSIATTRGGFVGVSPSSELVPGSITEVPAMVGDTLSRVGSSMLSLPQRVWELTVTLVTGGERSVESPVSVVGVSRIAGEVTATDRIDVKAKAAMLVSLVANMNLMLFAFNLIPLLPLDGGHVLGALWEGVRRFFARLTGRKDPGPFDPVKLLPLTYVVAGAFIVMSVILIVADIVKPITLF